A stretch of Lysinibacillus agricola DNA encodes these proteins:
- a CDS encoding universal stress protein, producing MANQYKSIVVAVDGSKEAEYAFRKSIDVAKRNEGAVLNLVNVIDTRSFAAIEAYDRSIAERAQAFSEELLNGYKKQAEEEGLANVNLVIEYGSPKNIITKELSKIVDADLIICGATGLNAVERFLIGSVSEAIVRSAKCDVLVIRTPEI from the coding sequence ATGGCTAATCAATATAAAAGCATTGTAGTTGCAGTAGACGGTTCTAAGGAAGCAGAATACGCTTTCCGTAAATCGATTGACGTTGCAAAACGTAACGAAGGTGCTGTATTAAATCTAGTAAATGTTATTGACACTCGTTCATTCGCTGCAATCGAAGCATATGACCGTTCAATTGCTGAGCGTGCTCAAGCATTCTCTGAAGAACTATTAAATGGTTACAAAAAACAAGCTGAAGAAGAAGGCTTAGCAAACGTTAACCTTGTAATTGAATACGGCTCACCAAAAAATATCATTACAAAAGAGCTTTCTAAAATCGTAGACGCAGACTTAATCATCTGTGGTGCAACTGGTCTAAATGCAGTAGAACGCTTCCTAATCGGTTCAGTTTCTGAAGCAATTGTACGCTCAGCTAAATGTGACGTACTTGTTATCCGTACACCTGAAATTTAA
- the ald gene encoding alanine dehydrogenase, with amino-acid sequence MKIGIPKEIKNNENRVAMTPAGVVTLTHAGHEVYIETGAGLGSSFTNADYLAAGAHIVETAKEAWAQEMIMKVKEPVASEYDYFYEGQILFTYLHLAPELELTQALLNKRVVGIAYETVQLANGSLPLLTPMSEVAGKMATQIGAQFLEKNHEGKGILLGGVSGVPRGKVTVIGGGIAGTNAAKIAVGMGADVTVIDLSPERLRQLEDLFGRDVQTLMSNPYNIAESVKNSDLVVGAVLIPGAKAPKLVSEEMIQSMQPGSVVVDIAIDQGGIFATSDRVTTHDDPTYVKHGVVHYAVANMPGAVPRTSTIALTNNTIPYALQIANKGYRQACGENAALKKGVNTIDGHLVYKAVADSQGLPYVNVDELIQ; translated from the coding sequence ATGAAGATTGGTATTCCAAAAGAGATTAAAAACAACGAAAATCGTGTAGCTATGACACCAGCAGGGGTTGTCACATTAACACATGCAGGCCATGAGGTGTACATTGAAACTGGAGCAGGTTTGGGCTCAAGCTTTACAAATGCAGACTACCTTGCAGCAGGTGCTCATATTGTTGAGACAGCAAAAGAGGCATGGGCGCAAGAAATGATCATGAAAGTAAAGGAACCCGTAGCATCAGAATACGATTACTTCTATGAAGGTCAAATCTTATTTACTTATTTACATTTAGCGCCAGAGCTTGAATTAACACAGGCACTTTTAAATAAAAGAGTTGTAGGCATTGCTTATGAGACAGTGCAATTAGCAAATGGTTCTTTACCGCTTTTAACACCAATGAGTGAGGTTGCAGGTAAAATGGCAACGCAGATTGGTGCTCAATTCTTAGAGAAAAATCATGAAGGTAAAGGTATTTTACTGGGCGGCGTATCAGGTGTACCACGTGGTAAAGTAACTGTTATCGGTGGCGGTATTGCTGGAACAAATGCGGCGAAAATAGCTGTCGGAATGGGTGCAGATGTAACGGTCATCGATTTAAGTCCAGAGCGTTTACGTCAATTAGAGGATCTGTTTGGTCGTGATGTTCAAACATTAATGTCCAATCCTTATAATATTGCAGAATCAGTGAAAAACTCAGATTTAGTAGTCGGAGCCGTTTTAATTCCTGGCGCTAAAGCACCAAAACTTGTTTCTGAGGAAATGATTCAGTCAATGCAACCAGGCTCAGTAGTTGTTGATATTGCCATTGACCAAGGCGGTATTTTTGCGACATCCGATCGTGTGACGACACATGATGACCCAACTTATGTAAAACATGGAGTTGTGCATTATGCAGTAGCGAATATGCCAGGGGCTGTACCACGTACATCAACAATTGCTTTAACAAATAATACAATTCCTTATGCACTTCAAATTGCAAATAAGGGTTATAGACAAGCATGTGGTGAAAACGCTGCACTGAAAAAAGGTGTTAATACTATAGATGGTCATCTAGTTTACAAGGCTGTTGCAGATTCTCAAGGTCTGCCATATGTAAATGTTGATGAGTTAATTCAATAA